A portion of the Esox lucius isolate fEsoLuc1 chromosome 20, fEsoLuc1.pri, whole genome shotgun sequence genome contains these proteins:
- the acbd7 gene encoding acyl-CoA-binding domain-containing protein 7 isoform X1 — translation MTPSRAEFELVATDVKKVKTRPSDQELLDIYGLYKQAIVGDINIDKPGLLDMKAKAKWEAWDSRTGMSKEDAMTAYITLAKEIINKYGM, via the exons ATGACGCCCAGTAGA GCAGAGTTTGAGCTAGTAGCAACAGATGTGAAGAAAGTTAAGACCAGACCTTCAGACCAGGAGCTGTTGGACATATATGGTCTGTATAAGCAGGCCATTGTTGGAGACATAAACATTg ACAAACCAGGCTTATTGGACATGAAAGCAAAAGCCAAGTGGGAGGCCTGGGATTCTAGAACAG GCATGTCCAAGGAAGATGCAATGACAGCCTATATAACACTTGCGAAAGAGATCATCAACAAATACGGGATGTGA
- the acbd7 gene encoding acyl-CoA-binding domain-containing protein 7 isoform X2, with protein sequence MSLKAEFELVATDVKKVKTRPSDQELLDIYGLYKQAIVGDINIDKPGLLDMKAKAKWEAWDSRTGMSKEDAMTAYITLAKEIINKYGM encoded by the exons ATGTCTCTTAAG GCAGAGTTTGAGCTAGTAGCAACAGATGTGAAGAAAGTTAAGACCAGACCTTCAGACCAGGAGCTGTTGGACATATATGGTCTGTATAAGCAGGCCATTGTTGGAGACATAAACATTg ACAAACCAGGCTTATTGGACATGAAAGCAAAAGCCAAGTGGGAGGCCTGGGATTCTAGAACAG GCATGTCCAAGGAAGATGCAATGACAGCCTATATAACACTTGCGAAAGAGATCATCAACAAATACGGGATGTGA
- the rpp38 gene encoding ribonuclease P protein subunit p38 yields MATQGKLSKKERKKQIPAKTSLNSPYSLQWSPLQRGDMHFILETLKSKLSATGLEKKEIKRFRQWGKRANKKQPTGLASVAEPPLTPLNTKPELSVKSSEQGWTNLDARRQLAIGINEVTKAVERNQLRLVLVCKSVKPPHMTNHLIALCQTRGVAACQVPRLSENVAGLLGLRCVLALGFRRGNEEAIFFDAVEAIVPRVPALQVAWMLRPASETIDTDEGKVAEEKETHDRGQVGEERAEVQMEVDTGEELRGQKRKMEGFSPNVTESPSCILQPLKVKKIIPNPNKKRKPKAKKK; encoded by the coding sequence ATGGCCACTCAGGGAAAACTTTCGAAAAAAGAGCGGAAGAAGCAGATCCCAGCTAAGACATCGTTGAACTCCCCTTACAGCCTGCAATGGAGCCCGCTGCAGAGAGGTGACATGCACTTTATTTTGGAAACTCTGAAAAGTAAACTGTCAGCAACTGGGCTGGAAAAGAAAGAGATAAAAAGGTTTCGACAGTGGGGGAAAAGGGCAAATAAGAAACAGCCAACTGGACTTGCATCAGTAGCTGAGCCTCCACTGACACCCCTTAACACAAAACCGGAACTTTCTGTAAAAAGCAGTGAGCAAGGCTGGACCAATCTAGACGCTAGGAGACAACTTGCCATTGGCATCAATGAAGTCACCAAGGCTGTGGAGCGGAACCAACTGCGGCTGGTGCTGGTGTGTAAGTCTGTCAAACCACCTCATATGACAAACCACCTGATAGCATTGTGCCAGACAAGGGGTGTCGCAGCGTGCCAGGTACCGCGGCTCAGCGAGAACGTGGCGGGGCTACTGGGGTTGAGGTGTGTCCTGGCACTGGGATTCAGACGGGGGAATGAGGAAGCGATTTTCTTCGACGCCGTGGAAGCCATCGTGCCCAGAGTTCCAGCTCTACAGGTTGCGTGGATGCTGAGGCCTGCCAGTGAGACCATTGATACTGATGAGGGGAAGGTAGCAGAGGAAAAAGAAACGCATGATAGAGGGCAGGTAGGAGAGGAAAGAGCTGAGGTGCAAATGGAGGTGGATACAGGTGAAGAGTTAAGGGGCCAAAAACGGAAGATGGAAGGCTTTTCTCCAAATGTTACAGAATCTCCATCCTGCATACTTCAGCCTCTCAAAGTGAAAAAGATCATCCCCAACCCAAATAAAAAACGGAAACCAAAGGCTAAGAAAAAGTAA